ATCCAGTCTGAGACCCTTGTGGCCTTGGGCCCCCTTCTGGACCTGGCTGACCCCTACGCCATAGCCAAAGCCGGAGAGAGGTGCAACCTTCTGGGGATCGACACCATATCCACAGGTGTAACCATCGCCTTTGCCATGGAGTGCTACGAGCGAGGAGCCATCGATGATTCCGCCGCTGGCTTCCCCATCAGGTGGGGAGATGCCTCAGCGGTCCTGAGGCTCATAGAGATGATCGGCAAGCGCGAGGGGTTTGGAGAAGTCTTGGCCCGGGGAGTGCGGTCCGCGTCCGAGCACATAGGAAAGGGCTCCGAGGCCTGGGCAATGCACGTCCGGGGCCTTGAGGTACCCATGCACGACCCCAGGGGCAAGAAAGGCATGGGCCTGGCCTACGCTACCGCCATGAAAGGCGCAGACCACGAATCCAGCATGCACGATGAGGCTTTCCAACGCGAGAACGCCATGCCCGCGCTCGGGTTCACTGAGCCTATTTCCAGGTTCGAGATGAAAGGCAAACCCAAGCTGGTCAAGGCCTTGCAGGAGTACTGGGGCACCCTGGCAGACTGTCTGCCTGTATGTAAGTTCCCACTCATACCTCCAAGGCCTTTCAACCCCGAAAGAGTGCTCGCCGCCTTGAACTTCGTGACCGGGTGGGATATGTCCATGGACGAGTACCTCATGTGCGGGGAGCGAGTGTTCAACCTCGGCCGTGTCATGAACCTGCGCGAAGGCAAGTCCCCCGGTGAGGACCGGCTTCCCAAGAGGTTTGGGGACCCAATTCCCGAAGGAGGAAGTCAAGGGCAGACGCTTCCAGAAGAACTCCTCACTTCCGCGCTCTTGGAATATTACGCCCTGAGAGGGTGGAGCCCGGAGGGAATTCCTACCGCGGAGACGCTCCGAAGACTAGGCATCGATGGGATGGTTGACTGACTCGCAGGTGCGTGGAAAGACTCAACCCGAGGACGGGAGGAAAAGCGATGAGACTGCAAGGCAAGAAGGCCCTGATACTGGTGGCGAACGAGTTTGAGGATATTGAGGTGTTCTACCCTCTCTTGAGGCTGTCCGAAGAGGGTGCGTGGATCACCCTGGGGGTCCTTGAGATGGGCTGGCACCCCAGGCCCGTGGTGCCGGGCAAGCCTCTGACCGGGCGGCTGGGGTCAGTAATACCCCCCATGGTCATGAAAGAAGGCGTGAGGTTCGACATAAGGCCCATCGCGGCCGTATCCGTGGCGGATTATGACGCCGTCATCATTCCGGGCGGATTCGCCCCGGACTATCTCAGGCGCGACCCCGCCACCGTAGATCTGGTGCGCGAGTTCAACTCGGCAGGCAAACCCGTAGCCGCCATCTGTCATGGGCCGTGGCTCCTGGTGTCCGCGGGTGTGCTCGGAGGCCGCAAAGCCACTTGCTTCTTCTCTATTAAGGACGACGTTACAAACGCGGGGGCGGAGTATGTGGACCAGGCCGTTGTGGTTGACGGGAACGTCATAACGAGCCGGACTCCCGATGATCTCCCGCAGTTCTGCGGGGCGATCATGGAAGCGATGAGAGGGGAATAGCGGAGGTGGGATGATTACCGTACGGCTGGTGTCTATCCTCGGCCCCAGCGTGTCTCATGCTGGAGCCAGCTCCAGGAGAGAGTTCACAGTCCCCGGGCCCACCATCCGGGAGGCGCTCCTCCAGGTTGAGCGGGCTGTGCCGGATCTTGGCGGCAAGCTCGTGCGGGAGGGCGGGTCGCTGAACCCTTCCCTGTTCGTGGTGGCGGAAGGAGCGAGTGGAGCCAATGAGCCCCAGCAAGATCTGGGGGTCGAGCTGCCGCCAGGGACTGCCGTGTCAGTCCTTCCGGTAGTGACTGGGGGGTAAGTCATACGGGATTTCGAGGGGAGGTTCGATGGCGAGAGGAATCGCTAAGAATGTGCCGCAGAATAAGTGGTGTCGATAATCTCCCATGCCACCTGGACTGTCGCTCATAGAGGACCTTCCCTTTCTCGAGGATCTCTCGCAGAAACCCGTCACCTTGCGCGAGGCGGGCTTCGACTTCTCCGGGGGTGTAGACCACTGGAGAAACGGGCAGATTGCGAATGATGTCCCGCAAGAGGCGGCGCACCTTGAGCCTGCGCTCCATGATACTGCCGGGATCATCCCTCACGATGAGGAGGTCGATATCGCTGTCCGGGTCAGGGGCGCCGTAAGCGTATGAGCGGTAGAGAACTATCCGTTCAGGAAGGTATCCCGAGCAAATGCGTTCTGTGATCTGGCTGAGCGTCGTCCGTATGCGGGTCGCTTGCATCTGCCATCTCCTGACACCTCTTGGTTTAATTATGCCAACTGGTACGATTGGCTGAAACCCCGGCAGACGAATCGCCAACAACCGGCGAATGGCCAATCCCCCTGGAGCAGGGTCTCGATGAGGAGAGTATCCCAGTAGTGAGAGATGGTGAGGTCACTCGCCCTGTCAGCAGAGTCGGATGCCGACTCACTCGCCTCTGCTCTGCGCTGCCAGTCCTGTCATGTCTGCTGACAGCCGCCCTCGCAGCGGCCACTGGGACTCGAGGGGAAGACAGTCGAAATGCTGGTCCGAGACAAGTACAAGACGGCGACGGACCCGACTCGTGCCAAGAAGCTTGTGATCTTGGCGGCCTGTCACACACTGAACTCCACAATCGTTCCACAGGCCAGAGACTGCTTGACATCAATAAGCCTCTGGTTACGCGAACCTCTGTACGGAAGAGAGAGGTCGCGAAGGGATTCCACGAAACGGCCATCGACAAGTATATCTGTGGCTGCGAGGAGTTGCTTCACCCCCCTTACTGAAGAGCACACAAGCTCCTCCCAGGTGTGCCCAGTGTAGGTTACCACAGACAGCCCTAGTTCTGAGGCCGCACCTGCGATCTCCGAGAATCCGAGAGCCTGTGAGAAGGGTTCTCCACCGCTCAAGGTGA
The Bacillota bacterium DNA segment above includes these coding regions:
- a CDS encoding aldehyde ferredoxin oxidoreductase C-terminal domain-containing protein, which produces IQSETLVALGPLLDLADPYAIAKAGERCNLLGIDTISTGVTIAFAMECYERGAIDDSAAGFPIRWGDASAVLRLIEMIGKREGFGEVLARGVRSASEHIGKGSEAWAMHVRGLEVPMHDPRGKKGMGLAYATAMKGADHESSMHDEAFQRENAMPALGFTEPISRFEMKGKPKLVKALQEYWGTLADCLPVCKFPLIPPRPFNPERVLAALNFVTGWDMSMDEYLMCGERVFNLGRVMNLREGKSPGEDRLPKRFGDPIPEGGSQGQTLPEELLTSALLEYYALRGWSPEGIPTAETLRRLGIDGMVD
- a CDS encoding type 1 glutamine amidotransferase; this encodes MRLQGKKALILVANEFEDIEVFYPLLRLSEEGAWITLGVLEMGWHPRPVVPGKPLTGRLGSVIPPMVMKEGVRFDIRPIAAVSVADYDAVIIPGGFAPDYLRRDPATVDLVREFNSAGKPVAAICHGPWLLVSAGVLGGRKATCFFSIKDDVTNAGAEYVDQAVVVDGNVITSRTPDDLPQFCGAIMEAMRGE
- a CDS encoding nucleotidyltransferase domain-containing protein, which codes for MQATRIRTTLSQITERICSGYLPERIVLYRSYAYGAPDPDSDIDLLIVRDDPGSIMERRLKVRRLLRDIIRNLPVSPVVYTPGEVEARLAQGDGFLREILEKGKVLYERQSRWHGRLSTPLILRHILSDSSRHRTSPRNPV
- the nrdG gene encoding anaerobic ribonucleoside-triphosphate reductase activating protein — protein: MNAESVVDGPGVRFVFFAQGCPHRCRGCHNPHTWPFSGGRLVRVQNLLRELMPSLLANPVISGITLSGGEPFSQALGFSEIAGAASELGLSVVTYTGHTWEELVCSSVRGVKQLLAATDILVDGRFVESLRDLSLPYRGSRNQRLIDVKQSLACGTIVEFSV